A genomic region of Zea mays cultivar B73 chromosome 6, Zm-B73-REFERENCE-NAM-5.0, whole genome shotgun sequence contains the following coding sequences:
- the LOC103629502 gene encoding uncharacterized protein — translation MDRVHRTAQTSSVNTEDTSRYTASMQQNSFPLRPSLSSSLPPRAPYPPTANDHPGILPPMSAAADDRARRAAAFRPAPLPPPAQKQQLSGVAAAVLDAGGRLGRAVGDVFRRLRIDDTFYSGGGGGGGGAPNRSWRDAGNNGGRPAAAGAPAAASREEATGGGASSGRFARAQGSMNLSATYDSRTHDVESSVVARGDLWRAEASHSSSSSAGAGGNGANNNLFLVQLGPVLFVRDTTLLFPVHLSKRHLIWYGFERKNGVHSVCPAYWSAHKRWFFMSMLCLNPFAFSFMDMQFPNGQLRYVAGDGFTARAFLPLRGGVLQAHGKFPGEKRLSFSFKNRNGGSVVPMVQWPDKSLSVGVVQALSWRRSGLMLQPATQISICPTIGGRHPGVCVELIHSADDNVGVVCGYSHTASSPASAYASISIGRSKLNGGAARSGLAFRVDAPLLHGFGRPWFSVQMNSGIEF, via the exons ATGGACCGCGTCCACCGAACCGCGCAGACAAGTAGTGTCAACACCGAAGACACATCCCGATACACCGCGTCCATGCAGCAGAACTCCTTTCCCCTCCGCCCTTCCCTCTCCAGCTCCCTCCCGCCACGAGCCCCTTATCCTCCAACGGCCAACGATCACCCCGGCATCCTCCCGCCCATGTCCGCCGCGGCCGATGACCGCGCGCGCCGCGCCGCCGCGTTCCGCCCCGCCCCGctccctccgcctgcgcagaagcAGCAGCTCTCCGGCGTGGCCGCCGCCGTGCTCGACGCCGGGGGACGCCTGGGCCGCGCCGTGGGCGACGTCTTCCGCCGCCtccgcatcgacgacaccttctactccggcggcggcggcggcggcggcggcgcgccgaATCGGAGCTGGCGCGACGCCGGGAACAATGGCGGGAGGCCGGCGGCCGCCGGAGCCCCGGCTGCGGCCAGCAGGGAGGAGGCCACAGGCGGCGGCGCCTCCTCCGGGCGGTTCGCGCGGGCGCAGGGGAGCATGAACCTGTCGGCGACGTACGACAGCAGGACGCACGACGTGGAGAGCTCGGTGGTGGCCAGAGGCGACCTGTGGCGCGCGGAGGCGtcgcacagcagcagcagcagcgccggcgccggcggcaATGGAGCCAATAACAACCTGTTCCTCGTGCAGCTCGGTCCTGTCCTCTTCGTCCGCGACACGACGCTACTCTTCCCGGTGCACCTCTCCAAGCGGCACCTCATCTGGTACGGATTCGAGCGCAAG AACGGAGTGCACTCGGTCTGCCCCGCGTACTGGTCGGCCCACAAGAGATGGTTCTTCATGTCCATGCTATGCCTGAACCCGTTCGCTTTT TCGTTCATGGACATGCAATTCCCAAACGGGCAACTGAGGTACGTCGCCGGCGACGGCTTCACGGCGCGTGCTTTCCTGCCCCTCCGTGGCGGGGTCTTGCAAGCCCACGGAAAGTTCCCGGGGGAGAAGAGGCTCAGCTTCTCTTTCAAG AACAGGAATGGCGGCAGCGTCGTCCCGATGGTTCAGTGGCCGGATAAGTCACTCTCGGTGGGGGTCGTCCAGGCGTTGTCTTGGAGGAGATCCGGCCTGATGCTGCAGCCAGCAACACAGATCAG CATATGTCCTACGATCGGCGGGCGCCATCCTGGGGTGTGCGTGGAGCTGATCCACTCGGCGGACGACAACGTCGGCGTAGTCTGCGGCTACTCCCACACCGCTTCTTCCCCTGCTTCCGCATACGCCTCCATATCG ATCGGAAGGTCGAAGCTGAACGGCGGAGCGGCAAGGTCAGGGTTAGCGTTCAGAGTAGACGCTCCACTACTCCACGGTTTTGGCCGGCCATGGTTCTCGGTCCAGATGAACAGCGGCATCGAGTTCTGA